The genome window TAGAAGTTGAGTATCTATCCAAGTGGTAATAATTCCGGAGGTGGAGGCAAGCAAAATATAAATGCAAGACAATGATAAAAGGTAGTTCAGTGTAAAGTAAGAGTAACAACATGAAATTACTACGAATAGCTACTGGTATCCTTCTACCTCCTTTGGGCGTGTTTTTAACAGAAGGTATTAGCACAGCTTTCTTGATCAACATTGTGTTAACACTTCTAGGCTGGCTTCCTGGAAGTATTCATGCCGTTTGGATTATTGTCAAGCATGAAGAAAGAGTCAATAAGCAAGTGTATTAGCTTAACTAAAACTTAGAAAACTGGGTGTATTATTAATAATCTTGTTTTCAAAGGTAATAAAACCGTACTTAAAGTTAAAGTACGGTTATTTTGTGGACACTTCAAGCATTTATGTTGAAGGTGGCTTTTATCACGCAAAAGTTCATTTGCTGTATGCAGCAACTCTCTAAGGACATTTTTAATTTGTCTTTCTTTTTTCGCGATCGCAACACCAGCATCTCCTAGTTTTTCTTCTAGTTGCGATCGCTTTTGTTCAACTTGTTCAGCCATAGGTTCAGCTTGAGCGCGTGTTTTGCTATACCAAGTTTTAGCTTCATCTAAGTACTCTTTGACTTCTTCGTATCTTCCTCCGTAACGTGCAGCTAGGTTAGCGCGTAAAATTGCCGCTTGAGCTTGGAGTTGAGCATAACGCTTTTGAAGTATCGCAGCTTCCTCGCTATTTTTCACTGTATTGACTGCAGATTCTATTGCTACTTTAATGTTAGGCGCAGTTTCTTTTCCAGTATCTTCAATATCTCCTAGGAGTCTTTCAATTTCCTGTTGCAGTTCTTCTTCTTCAGAATCAAGTTTTGCTTGTAATTCTTTAACTTCAGCATGAGTCTTGGCGTTTTCTTTGCGTCGTAAGCTCGTGACACCATCAATTGCACCTTCAATTGATGCTGTAATTTCTTCTTTGAGATCTCCTCCTTGTTGCTGAATGTTTTCAACGACAGCTGAGACAGCATCTTTGACAAGCGAACGAATTTCGTTTGAGCCTGATTTAAATTCACCTGTTACTTGGGAAACAGCGTTTTGAACAATCTCGCGAATTCGAGATGCTCTGAGTTGACCTGTTTCTTTAGCTTGTTTGAGGTCAGTTGTAATTAGTTCTTTGATGTTTGACATGATTAACTCCTGGTAGAATCATGTTTTTATACCAGGTTTTATCTGATTGATAATCAGTGTTAGCTTGACCGTGGCACTGTCTTTATCATGACTTAGAGATTTCTTGTGCAGGTACTTCCTTTAGATATAAAAGCTTATTAGCATTAGCAACTTAAGTTGTTCCGTTCCAAATAATAGGACCACAAGCATCTAATTCCCAAGTATGGTTATTAGAATTGTGCCGAGTTTCTTCATCTAAGATTTTCACAACTTTGTTATAAATCTCCTCAGCTTGTTGTGGAGAATCACCAATGCTAGTTAAGCCTAGTTTGCCAAACTCTGAAAGGCATCCCATCAGATGAAATACTGTACCTGTTTCAGTTCCGGTATCAAAATGTAGCCGATGATAAGCAATAATATCCATCAAATCGCTAGGAAGTAAACCACGATAGCGTTCTTTTTGTAAATTATCGGTGGCGATGTAGTATTTAGGACGACCATGAGGACTATAAAACATTCCTGTTGCGGGGTCATAGCGTCCATTAGTGAGGAGTTTTAGAGTCATAAAAGGATGAGTTGTCCCACCTTTACGCAGATTAATTTCAATTGCTTGTAAGTCCCAGTGATGTCCACCGTGATGATTTGGTTGTTGTACAGCAATAAAATCAACGCCGAACCGCTCTAAAGCACCTTTCTCAGCTAGTTTCTTCCCGACTTTAATACCTAATTCCTGCAAGCGCATCCGGTAAGCTTCATCGGCGGGGAAGCGACAGCCAAGATAGATTTGACCATCAGGACCTCCTAAGATTTGGTCATGAGTTGATAGAATTTCAACTTCACCACTAGGAGTGATTCGACCTTGAACGCTAGGCGATCGCTTAACTTCTCCTTCAATGAATTCCTCAACAATTGCTCCGAGTTCAGGAATTCGGGTGGAAAAATTTGCCCAGTTTTCAGATGTCGCTTGAAAACTCATGGTACTGAAGTGCTCAGTGATTGAGTCGATTCGCTGTTCGGATGTAGCGTTTCCTGGTGCTAAGTGCTGTAGTGGTCTTAAGTCAAGTAAAGCATTAGCTTCACCAGAAATTCCTTCGTTCAGTTTAACAACTAACCTTTTGATTTCCGGTTTACGTTCCCAAAGATTGACAGCTTCTGCGGCTAACTCTGACACACTCCACACGCTACCACTACCATCAGGATGAGGTACTCCACTTTCGGCAAAAATTTGCCGACTTCCACTTTTTGTTCCCCAAATAGATAGTTGTGGATCGCAAGCATACAATGGTACTCCTACACGCGCGGACAACTCACTTTCTAAAAAAGAAGAGTTGTAGCAGATCATATAAGCATTTTTGAGATCAATTGCTTGGCGTATTCGTTGAATTAGGCGCGGGCGTTCGAGAATTTTTTGTGTCAGTGGTTTAAGTGATGAATCGTAGGTAGAAAGTAATAGTAGCCGATCGCGGGCGTGGGAGAATGGAATTCCTGGTAAAAGCTGTAAATAGTAATCAATGACACTCGGGTGAATCGGTTGCGACGTGACGTAGATTAGGCGAGTGCGGGGGTTTTGCAGGCGAATTAAAGAGAACAGCAAACGCTCTTCATAGTGATGACAGCCTGGAATTTTTAATAGTTCGCGTTGGTCTACACTCAAAGAAGGAATGACCAAAATATCTGCATCACTCTGGTCAAATAACTCTATTGTCGGCCAGCGATCGCGTAACTGAGATTGTAGCTGTCTAAATACTTCGATATGCTGTGTTTCTATTAATGAAGGATCTAACGTTTGCATCGCCCCAGCCCACAGATTTTAACTACAGCAATCTTACTCTGGTTAGTATTGTGTACAACATACTTCTTAAGAAACAGTAAGGTTAATAACATCATCACTCAAACTCAGTAGCTAGGCATAATTTCA of Gloeocapsopsis sp. IPPAS B-1203 contains these proteins:
- a CDS encoding YqaE/Pmp3 family membrane protein, giving the protein MKLLRIATGILLPPLGVFLTEGISTAFLINIVLTLLGWLPGSIHAVWIIVKHEERVNKQVY
- a CDS encoding histidine kinase, with the protein product MSNIKELITTDLKQAKETGQLRASRIREIVQNAVSQVTGEFKSGSNEIRSLVKDAVSAVVENIQQQGGDLKEEITASIEGAIDGVTSLRRKENAKTHAEVKELQAKLDSEEEELQQEIERLLGDIEDTGKETAPNIKVAIESAVNTVKNSEEAAILQKRYAQLQAQAAILRANLAARYGGRYEEVKEYLDEAKTWYSKTRAQAEPMAEQVEQKRSQLEEKLGDAGVAIAKKERQIKNVLRELLHTANELLRDKSHLQHKCLKCPQNNRTLTLSTVLLPLKTRLLIIHPVF
- a CDS encoding peptide ligase PGM1-related protein, whose amino-acid sequence is MQTLDPSLIETQHIEVFRQLQSQLRDRWPTIELFDQSDADILVIPSLSVDQRELLKIPGCHHYEERLLFSLIRLQNPRTRLIYVTSQPIHPSVIDYYLQLLPGIPFSHARDRLLLLSTYDSSLKPLTQKILERPRLIQRIRQAIDLKNAYMICYNSSFLESELSARVGVPLYACDPQLSIWGTKSGSRQIFAESGVPHPDGSGSVWSVSELAAEAVNLWERKPEIKRLVVKLNEGISGEANALLDLRPLQHLAPGNATSEQRIDSITEHFSTMSFQATSENWANFSTRIPELGAIVEEFIEGEVKRSPSVQGRITPSGEVEILSTHDQILGGPDGQIYLGCRFPADEAYRMRLQELGIKVGKKLAEKGALERFGVDFIAVQQPNHHGGHHWDLQAIEINLRKGGTTHPFMTLKLLTNGRYDPATGMFYSPHGRPKYYIATDNLQKERYRGLLPSDLMDIIAYHRLHFDTGTETGTVFHLMGCLSEFGKLGLTSIGDSPQQAEEIYNKVVKILDEETRHNSNNHTWELDACGPIIWNGTT